One Camelina sativa cultivar DH55 chromosome 3, Cs, whole genome shotgun sequence genomic window carries:
- the LOC104776204 gene encoding RING-H2 finger protein ATL80-like has product MARLLSRLLVESNSPLPAVDNSTAALNSDLIVILAALLCALICVLGLVAVSRCVWLRRLAAGNRTASGSHQGQSPSPPVAAANKGLKKKVLQSLPKLTFSPESPSSEKFAECAICLTEFSAGDELRVLPQCGHGFHVSCIDTWLGTHSSCPSCRQILVVARCHKCGGLPGSSSSEPESVPEIEIRIKQGEYDPNSYLP; this is encoded by the coding sequence ATGGCACGTCTTCTCTCCCGTCTCCTCGTTGAATCCAACTCTCCTTTGCCAGCGGTTGATAACTCCACGGCCGCTTTGAACTCCGATCTCATCGTCATCCTCGCTGCTCTCCTCTGCGCTTTGATTTGCGTTCTTGGCCTCGTAGCGGTTTCTCGATGCGTCTGGCTCCGTCGTCTCGCGGCAGGAAACAGAACCGCGTCAGGATCTCATCAAGGTCAATCTCCTTCGCCTCCGGTCGCAGCGGCTAACAAAGGACTGAAGAAAAAAGTCCTCCAGTCACTCCCGAAGCTCACCTTCTCCCCGGAGTCACCGTCGTCGGAGAAATTCGCCGAGTGCGCGATCTGTCTAACGGAATTCTCCGCCGGGGACGAGCTCCGGGTTTTGCCGCAGTGTGGTCACGGATTCCACGTTTCATGCATTGACAcgtggctaggtactcactcgTCTTGTCCTTCTTGCCGTCAGATCTTGGTTGTTGCCAGATGTCACAAGTGTGGCGGTTTACCCGGTAGCTCTAGCTCCGAACCCGAGTCCGTGCCCGAGATTGAGATCCGAATCAAGCAAGGCGAATATGATCCCAACTCATACTTGCCATga